From one Chryseobacterium sp. 3008163 genomic stretch:
- a CDS encoding alpha/beta fold hydrolase, which yields MSTLKLKDGTEIFYKDQGEGPTLMFHHGWPLSSDDWDAQVIFFLQRGYRVVTHDRRGHGRSSQDIYNHTIEQYASDAAELVEFLDLKDVVHIGHSTGGGEVIRYVNKYANGRAKKAVLISAVPPIMVASDNNPDGVPMSVFDGIRDQTLNNRQQFYIDLTFPFYGYNREGADVKEGVQRNWWRQGMMGGIVAHYDGIKAFSETNFTEDLKATEIPVLVLHGEDDQIVPYQNAALKSIKLLKNGTLKTYPGFPHGMPTTQAPTINKDLLEFIEA from the coding sequence ATGAGCACACTAAAATTAAAAGACGGAACAGAGATTTTTTACAAAGACCAAGGCGAAGGACCAACTTTAATGTTTCACCACGGATGGCCTTTGTCATCTGACGATTGGGATGCACAGGTTATTTTCTTCCTGCAAAGAGGTTACAGAGTGGTGACCCACGACAGAAGAGGTCACGGCCGTTCTAGCCAGGATATTTACAATCACACGATTGAGCAATATGCTTCTGATGCAGCTGAATTGGTAGAATTCTTAGATTTGAAAGATGTAGTTCACATCGGTCACTCTACAGGTGGTGGCGAAGTTATCCGATATGTGAATAAATATGCTAACGGAAGAGCGAAAAAAGCAGTTTTAATCAGTGCAGTTCCGCCAATTATGGTCGCGAGCGACAACAATCCTGACGGTGTTCCAATGTCTGTTTTTGATGGCATCAGAGACCAGACTTTGAACAACAGACAACAGTTTTACATCGATTTGACTTTCCCTTTCTACGGTTACAACAGAGAAGGTGCAGACGTGAAAGAAGGCGTACAGAGAAACTGGTGGAGACAAGGAATGATGGGCGGAATCGTTGCTCATTATGACGGAATCAAAGCGTTTTCTGAAACTAATTTTACAGAAGATTTGAAAGCTACGGAAATTCCGGTTTTGGTGCTTCACGGTGAAGATGACCAGATTGTTCCTTACCAAAATGCCGCTTTGAAATCAATTAAATTGTTGAAAAACGGAACTTTGAAAACATATCCTGGTTTCCCTCACGGAATGCCGACTACGCAAGCTCCGACTATTAATAAAGATCTTTTGGAGTTTATTGAGGCTTAA
- a CDS encoding ABC transporter ATP-binding protein codes for MSLQVINLTKKFAEQTALNNINISIEKNEIIGLLGPNGAGKSTLMKSIVGALKIDEGEIIFNEKNISENEIESKKNIGFLPENNPLYLEMYVKEYLQFVANIHKISEARVDEVIELVGITPEKSKKIGQLSKGYKQRVGLAQAIIHQPDLLILDEPTNGLDPNQIIEIRNVVKEIGKEKTVLLSTHIMQEVEALCSRVILIHKGNILQDCAIEEFKGKFDSLEEAFASYTA; via the coding sequence ATGTCTCTTCAAGTAATCAATTTAACCAAAAAGTTTGCCGAGCAAACTGCACTCAACAATATTAATATTTCAATTGAAAAAAACGAAATCATCGGTCTTCTCGGCCCAAACGGAGCCGGAAAATCTACACTGATGAAATCTATTGTAGGTGCTTTGAAAATTGATGAAGGTGAAATTATTTTTAACGAAAAAAACATTTCTGAAAACGAAATCGAAAGCAAGAAAAACATAGGTTTCCTTCCGGAAAACAATCCGCTGTATTTGGAGATGTATGTGAAAGAGTATCTGCAATTTGTTGCCAACATTCACAAAATTTCTGAAGCGAGAGTAGATGAAGTAATTGAATTGGTAGGAATTACTCCCGAAAAATCAAAGAAAATCGGACAGCTTTCTAAAGGCTATAAACAGAGAGTAGGTTTGGCTCAAGCAATTATTCACCAACCTGATCTATTGATTCTGGATGAACCTACAAACGGTCTTGATCCTAATCAAATTATTGAAATCAGAAACGTAGTAAAAGAAATCGGTAAAGAGAAAACAGTTTTGCTTTCTACCCACATTATGCAGGAGGTTGAAGCATTGTGTTCGAGAGTGATTTTGATTCACAAAGGAAATATTCTTCAGGATTGTGCAATTGAAGAATTTAAAGGAAAATTTGACAGTCTGGAGGAGGCTTTTGCGAGTTATACTGCTTAA
- a CDS encoding cupin domain-containing protein has product MGIAGVSMRLQPGSMRELHWHANAAEWAYVISGTVRTTIIHPDGHSYTDNFEPGDVWYFPKGYGHSIQATGTEECHFILIFDNGNFSEDHTFSVTDFVSSVPPEIVAQNLNLTLEEVAALPQKEAYFAAGIVPDEMSFVAEARPNESDIELTSFHRYPLHSQQPRIVPGGGLQRLVTSKEFPISSTMSGSILELQPGALREMHWHPNADEWQYFISGQAEMSVFLAESTCVTEQFNAGDVGYVPMGAGHYIKNTGDTVCKILIGFNCGHYESIDLSQWLSGNPKDVVVTNFGLKEGEIEKFPTEKIFIQPKK; this is encoded by the coding sequence ATAGGCATTGCAGGTGTTTCTATGAGACTGCAACCGGGAAGTATGAGAGAATTGCACTGGCACGCCAACGCTGCAGAATGGGCGTATGTGATTTCAGGAACCGTTCGTACAACGATTATCCATCCGGACGGTCACAGCTACACAGATAATTTTGAACCGGGCGATGTCTGGTATTTTCCAAAGGGTTACGGACACTCAATTCAGGCGACGGGAACAGAAGAATGTCATTTCATTTTGATTTTTGATAACGGTAATTTTTCCGAAGACCACACGTTCAGCGTGACTGATTTTGTTTCGTCTGTACCACCCGAAATCGTTGCTCAGAATTTAAATTTAACATTAGAAGAAGTGGCAGCTTTACCTCAAAAAGAAGCCTACTTCGCAGCGGGAATTGTTCCTGACGAGATGTCTTTCGTTGCTGAAGCTCGCCCAAATGAATCTGATATAGAATTGACAAGTTTTCACCGTTATCCTTTGCATTCCCAACAGCCAAGAATCGTTCCGGGTGGAGGTTTACAAAGATTGGTTACAAGTAAAGAATTTCCTATCAGCAGTACGATGTCGGGTTCTATTTTAGAATTGCAGCCGGGCGCTTTGAGAGAAATGCACTGGCATCCCAATGCAGATGAATGGCAATATTTTATTTCAGGACAAGCGGAAATGTCGGTTTTCTTAGCAGAATCTACTTGCGTTACTGAGCAGTTTAATGCGGGAGATGTTGGCTATGTGCCGATGGGAGCAGGACATTACATCAAAAATACAGGCGACACAGTTTGCAAAATTCTAATTGGATTCAACTGCGGACATTATGAATCAATTGATTTGAGTCAGTGGCTTTCAGGAAATCCGAAAGATGTGGTGGTTACGAATTTCGGTTTGAAAGAAGGCGAAATTGAAAAATTCCCGACTGAGAAAATATTCATTCAGCCTAAGAAGTAA
- a CDS encoding DUF3817 domain-containing protein: MINIYRKTALIEGVSYLILLFIAMPLKYIFNISEAVKYFGWIHGVLFLVFMVILIATALKYKWNLVRVIIYTIGSVLPFVPFILDKKLKEEYSQS, translated from the coding sequence ATGATCAATATCTATCGTAAAACAGCTCTTATTGAAGGCGTCTCCTACTTGATTTTACTTTTTATTGCGATGCCGTTAAAGTATATTTTTAATATTTCGGAAGCTGTGAAATATTTTGGATGGATACATGGAGTGTTATTTCTTGTTTTTATGGTTATTCTCATCGCAACAGCACTAAAGTACAAATGGAATCTTGTAAGGGTTATTATCTACACAATAGGTTCTGTTTTGCCTTTCGTACCTTTTATATTAGATAAAAAATTAAAAGAAGAGTATTCGCAAAGCTGA
- a CDS encoding hybrid sensor histidine kinase/response regulator, with protein MKNTSSVMGNKRFAYLIVLTFIAGSILLIAVQINSARNTKELIKNNNILLHELSSSNHLREIDRDILGVESRIRASIATNDTTHLNGVDQKIDEVENFLDSLSKDNADAEQNKLIKRLGVLAMDKKIVKEKLLHRYHSIGDMDDQTSIANPRARKISNEITDITAKIYKSRRLQMADLSKKNAEMGSKAKLYDISLLALLVLSGSIIGFHIIRQFKRQHLLIKELDVAEKKASVAAQTKENFLANMSHEIRTPLSGILGFTNLLQKRPLDETSREFVSSIQRSGENLMAIINDILDLSKIEAGMMRITPGTFSINGLVNSVETFFVERAKEKGLKISSKIDTSIPDTLIGDATRLTQILVNLIGNAIKFTHQGSIIIEIYNKQQSENEVIIGFKISDTGIGIDKEKLNEVFERFNQGEDSTTRNYGGTGLGLSIVKSLILLQNGDIEVTSEQGKGTTFNFHIPYGIAKEQLNVIPAVDTNYFKDKSNTPLRVLVVDDNTINQSLMKHLLLQWNIDFDIVSNGLEAIEQLINQTYDLVLMDIQMPKMDGYAATQQIREVLKLDIPIIAMTAHALAGECEKCLSRGMNEYISKPIKEEELFKLISNFGLQENEKTEVKTEEIASNYEFIDLTYMKSISNGDKDFEKTVTQQFLDKVPTHLQELKLTYENKDFKLLKLRAHDLKSSVAIMGLLPLLEKKLDILELTTEENPASEKALEELKDILLKSFFETKLFIQSI; from the coding sequence ATGAAAAATACATCTTCAGTAATGGGCAATAAACGCTTTGCATACTTGATTGTTTTGACATTCATTGCAGGTTCTATATTGTTGATTGCCGTTCAAATCAATTCAGCAAGAAATACGAAAGAGCTCATCAAAAACAACAATATCCTTCTGCACGAACTGAGTTCCAGCAACCACTTACGAGAAATCGACCGTGATATTTTAGGCGTAGAAAGTAGAATAAGAGCTTCCATTGCAACGAACGACACAACACACTTAAATGGGGTGGATCAAAAAATCGATGAGGTAGAAAACTTCCTAGATTCTCTTTCAAAAGACAATGCAGATGCTGAACAGAACAAGCTGATAAAAAGATTGGGCGTTCTGGCAATGGATAAAAAAATCGTCAAAGAAAAACTTTTGCATCGCTACCATTCAATCGGAGATATGGACGACCAGACTTCCATCGCCAATCCTAGAGCGAGAAAAATATCGAACGAAATCACAGACATTACCGCCAAGATTTACAAAAGTCGCCGACTTCAAATGGCAGACCTCAGCAAAAAAAATGCAGAAATGGGAAGTAAGGCCAAACTTTACGACATTTCTCTACTCGCTTTATTGGTTTTAAGTGGTTCTATCATTGGATTCCACATCATCCGACAGTTCAAAAGACAACATTTATTAATCAAAGAATTAGACGTTGCGGAGAAAAAAGCTTCAGTTGCCGCGCAAACCAAAGAAAATTTCCTCGCCAATATGAGCCACGAAATCCGAACACCTTTGAGCGGAATTTTGGGCTTTACCAACCTTTTACAGAAAAGACCTTTGGATGAGACTTCAAGGGAATTTGTTTCCTCAATCCAACGGTCGGGAGAAAATCTGATGGCAATTATTAATGATATTTTAGATTTATCAAAAATTGAAGCAGGAATGATGCGCATCACACCCGGAACATTCAGTATCAACGGATTGGTGAATTCTGTAGAAACATTTTTTGTTGAACGCGCCAAGGAAAAAGGATTAAAAATTTCGAGCAAAATAGACACTTCCATTCCGGATACTTTAATCGGTGATGCAACGAGACTGACGCAAATCTTGGTCAACCTCATCGGAAATGCCATCAAATTTACGCATCAGGGAAGCATTATTATTGAAATTTACAACAAACAACAATCTGAAAACGAAGTCATCATCGGCTTCAAAATTTCGGACACCGGAATTGGAATCGATAAAGAAAAACTGAACGAAGTTTTTGAAAGATTTAACCAAGGCGAAGATTCTACAACCCGAAATTACGGCGGAACAGGATTAGGTTTATCCATCGTAAAAAGCCTGATATTACTGCAAAACGGTGACATTGAAGTGACAAGCGAACAGGGAAAAGGAACGACTTTTAATTTTCATATTCCTTACGGGATTGCAAAAGAACAGCTCAATGTAATTCCTGCGGTTGATACCAATTATTTCAAAGACAAATCGAATACGCCGTTGCGTGTTTTGGTGGTTGACGACAATACTATCAATCAAAGTCTGATGAAACATCTTTTGCTGCAATGGAATATTGATTTCGATATTGTTTCTAACGGTCTAGAAGCTATTGAGCAATTGATCAATCAGACTTATGATTTGGTTTTGATGGATATTCAGATGCCAAAAATGGATGGCTACGCCGCAACCCAGCAAATTCGTGAAGTACTAAAATTAGATATTCCGATTATCGCAATGACCGCACACGCATTGGCGGGTGAATGCGAAAAATGCCTGAGCCGAGGAATGAATGAGTACATTTCTAAACCCATTAAAGAAGAAGAATTATTTAAATTAATCTCCAATTTTGGATTGCAGGAAAACGAAAAAACCGAAGTAAAAACTGAAGAAATCGCTTCTAATTATGAGTTCATAGACCTAACTTATATGAAGTCCATCAGCAATGGAGACAAGGATTTTGAAAAAACTGTGACGCAACAGTTTTTAGATAAAGTCCCTACTCATTTGCAGGAACTGAAACTGACTTATGAAAACAAAGATTTTAAATTGCTGAAATTGAGAGCCCACGATTTAAAATCGAGTGTAGCGATAATGGGTTTGCTTCCTTTATTAGAGAAGAAACTAGATATTTTGGAATTAACAACCGAAGAAAATCCGGCATCAGAAAAAGCTTTGGAAGAGTTGAAAGATATTTTGCTGAAATCGTTTTTCGAAACTAAATTATTTATACAATCCATTTAA
- a CDS encoding redoxin domain-containing protein, with the protein MLQKNDVAPDFTLYATPDQKITLSEFKGKNVILAFYPADWSPVCSDQMALYNETLKFFKKYDAEIFGISVDSKWCHLAFAQSRNLHFPLLADFEAKGEIAKKYGVYDDEEGECKRALFVINKDGIIEWSYLSPTAINPGADGILDALETLNTK; encoded by the coding sequence ATGTTACAAAAAAACGATGTTGCCCCAGATTTTACATTGTACGCAACGCCAGACCAGAAAATTACACTTTCAGAATTCAAAGGAAAGAATGTCATCCTCGCTTTTTATCCCGCCGACTGGAGTCCGGTTTGCAGCGACCAGATGGCTTTGTACAATGAAACTTTGAAGTTTTTCAAGAAATATGATGCAGAGATTTTTGGAATTTCTGTGGACAGCAAATGGTGTCATCTGGCATTTGCTCAATCCAGAAATTTACACTTTCCTTTACTCGCAGACTTTGAAGCTAAAGGAGAAATTGCTAAAAAATATGGTGTTTACGATGATGAGGAAGGAGAATGCAAACGTGCACTGTTCGTCATCAACAAAGATGGTATTATCGAATGGAGTTATCTCTCGCCAACGGCCATCAATCCTGGCGCAGACGGAATTTTAGACGCTTTAGAAACCCTTAACACAAAATAA
- a CDS encoding LytR/AlgR family response regulator transcription factor, which yields MKALIVDDNDIARTTLAHLAKQIPNLTIVSEYSNAIEAYNHLQNNEIDLIFLDIEMPEMTGIELTKNLSGKDIIIIFTSSNKEYALEAFELNIADYILKPVMPARFLQAVSKAQAILESRKEDVEVTKDEFLFVRDSNITRRLKLDDIFYAEAMGDYVKFYTREKMFAIHGKMKTAEERLPKDHFIRVHRSYIVSVGKIDTLQDGGIMINGKFIPVADAYRKALNTRMNVF from the coding sequence ATGAAAGCTTTAATTGTCGATGATAATGACATTGCAAGAACAACGTTGGCGCATTTGGCAAAGCAGATTCCGAACCTTACAATTGTCAGCGAATATTCTAATGCGATAGAAGCTTATAATCATTTGCAGAATAATGAAATTGACCTGATATTTCTCGACATAGAAATGCCGGAAATGACCGGAATCGAACTCACCAAAAACCTTTCCGGAAAAGATATTATCATCATTTTTACGTCTTCCAACAAAGAATACGCACTCGAAGCTTTCGAACTCAATATCGCAGATTATATCCTGAAACCCGTAATGCCGGCAAGATTTTTACAGGCAGTAAGCAAAGCTCAGGCAATTCTCGAAAGCAGAAAAGAAGATGTAGAAGTCACCAAAGATGAGTTCCTTTTCGTCCGGGATTCCAATATCACAAGGCGTTTGAAGCTGGACGATATTTTTTATGCAGAAGCAATGGGCGATTATGTAAAATTCTACACAAGAGAAAAAATGTTCGCCATCCACGGCAAAATGAAAACTGCAGAAGAACGCTTACCAAAAGACCATTTCATCAGAGTTCATCGCTCTTACATCGTTTCCGTCGGCAAGATAGACACGTTACAAGATGGCGGAATTATGATCAACGGAAAATTCATACCCGTTGCAGATGCTTACCGAAAGGCACTCAACACTAGGATGAATGTTTTTTAG
- a CDS encoding SDR family NAD(P)-dependent oxidoreductase — MSKTILITGASSGFGLMLAKDLHQKGFNVIGTSRESQKYQGKFPFKLMKLDIDDDASIQLFAEQITTEIKRIDVLVNNAGFMVTGIAEETPMEIAKQQFETNFWGTVKVTNALLPIFRKQKSGQIITVSSIVGIIGPPNLSFYAASKHAVEGYFKSLRLELNQFNIKVSVVEPVWFKTNLGRNAVSSIGNSISDYNAYRKKVNIVTQKGLDEADSPEAVVSSITKLIQTKEPKFSNPVGKMSGMIVFLQKFAPKMFESTMLKSVK; from the coding sequence ATGAGCAAAACAATTTTAATTACAGGAGCATCGTCAGGATTTGGACTGATGCTTGCCAAAGACCTTCATCAAAAAGGTTTTAACGTAATCGGTACAAGCCGTGAATCGCAAAAATATCAAGGGAAATTTCCTTTTAAATTAATGAAACTTGATATTGACGATGACGCATCTATTCAGTTATTTGCAGAACAGATTACGACTGAAATAAAACGGATAGATGTATTAGTAAATAATGCTGGTTTTATGGTAACCGGAATTGCAGAGGAAACACCGATGGAAATTGCCAAACAGCAATTTGAAACTAATTTCTGGGGAACCGTAAAAGTGACCAATGCATTATTGCCAATTTTTAGAAAACAAAAATCTGGTCAAATCATTACCGTGAGTTCTATTGTCGGAATTATTGGCCCGCCCAATTTATCTTTTTATGCTGCATCTAAACACGCTGTGGAAGGTTATTTCAAATCATTGCGATTAGAACTGAATCAGTTTAATATCAAAGTGAGTGTTGTAGAGCCTGTTTGGTTTAAAACAAATCTCGGACGCAACGCAGTTTCATCTATAGGAAATTCCATTTCAGATTATAATGCTTATAGAAAGAAAGTAAATATCGTTACACAAAAAGGATTGGACGAAGCCGATTCTCCTGAAGCTGTAGTCAGTTCTATCACAAAACTGATTCAAACAAAAGAACCAAAATTCAGCAATCCGGTGGGAAAAATGTCTGGAATGATTGTATTTCTTCAAAAATTCGCACCAAAAATGTTTGAAAGCACAATGCTTAAAAGTGTAAAATAA
- a CDS encoding M17 family peptidase N-terminal domain-containing protein: MKLLNIKKAVKVGLLATALFATPQIYFAQTTEKTASANTSKIWGKVDGIAIEGMVQGPSTEITPLQIACVFEYTEGDIFNSPPALPEAVNGMVHLDKSLNGIITELRKSGKFAGHSLETLLITPPSGTIGAKKLLLIGLGDRKKFTPELMQQVASVGMEEALRLGVTKYAFATDLKDAGIDSPTAEVAGYGVTGAINAYRTHVYLKSKKMSAFKPIEKITLLAGPAFFTTAGEGITKAISAFNK, encoded by the coding sequence ATGAAATTATTAAATATCAAAAAAGCAGTTAAGGTTGGTTTATTAGCAACAGCACTTTTTGCAACGCCACAAATATATTTCGCCCAAACAACGGAGAAAACAGCAAGTGCAAACACATCCAAAATATGGGGGAAAGTGGACGGAATCGCCATCGAAGGAATGGTACAAGGGCCATCAACAGAGATCACACCTTTACAGATTGCCTGCGTTTTTGAATACACAGAAGGTGATATTTTTAATTCGCCACCCGCATTGCCAGAAGCCGTCAACGGAATGGTTCATCTTGATAAAAGCCTGAATGGCATCATCACAGAACTCAGAAAATCCGGAAAATTTGCAGGACATTCCTTGGAAACATTACTCATTACGCCTCCTTCAGGAACCATCGGTGCAAAGAAATTATTGCTTATCGGTTTAGGCGATCGGAAAAAATTCACACCCGAACTGATGCAGCAAGTTGCAAGTGTCGGAATGGAAGAAGCCCTAAGATTGGGCGTTACAAAATATGCATTTGCCACCGACCTGAAAGATGCAGGAATAGATTCGCCAACCGCAGAAGTTGCAGGATACGGCGTGACCGGAGCGATTAATGCTTACAGAACCCATGTTTATTTGAAAAGTAAAAAGATGTCTGCATTTAAGCCGATTGAGAAAATAACATTACTTGCGGGACCAGCATTTTTTACAACTGCAGGAGAAGGAATTACGAAAGCGATTTCAGCTTTTAATAAATAA
- a CDS encoding YoaK family protein — MKKLIISSTSIINSSESIRIQERLVIFLALIAGYIDATGLIEWKTYVSFMSGNTTSLGAAISTGKSEIIITSITVISCFLLGIYAGTCLSLWKRIKNQILTFYLVSGILIFYTIIAYFYNINNLSSIAIVGFSMGMMNTIVTSVGNQKVNTDFVTGTLNSLARNTAMLSMTDDKAEKVEYKSNAFHLLFLWIGFLSGAFIAPFLLDYFGKWTLMIPALLLMICGLLISKINFKN; from the coding sequence ATGAAAAAGCTAATCATTTCTTCTACAAGCATTATTAATTCATCTGAGTCCATCAGAATACAAGAGAGATTGGTCATATTTTTAGCTTTGATTGCCGGATATATCGACGCAACAGGATTGATAGAATGGAAAACCTACGTCTCTTTTATGAGTGGAAATACAACTTCACTAGGAGCAGCCATTTCAACGGGTAAATCTGAAATCATCATTACATCAATTACAGTCATTAGTTGTTTTCTATTAGGAATTTATGCAGGAACCTGTCTGTCATTATGGAAGAGAATTAAGAACCAAATATTAACATTTTATCTTGTTTCAGGAATTCTCATTTTCTATACGATAATTGCTTATTTTTATAATATCAATAATTTGTCATCTATTGCAATTGTGGGATTTTCAATGGGAATGATGAATACGATCGTGACTTCTGTTGGAAACCAAAAAGTAAACACAGATTTCGTGACAGGAACTCTGAACAGCCTGGCAAGGAATACCGCAATGCTAAGTATGACGGATGATAAAGCGGAAAAAGTAGAATATAAATCCAACGCCTTTCATCTTTTGTTTTTGTGGATAGGATTTTTATCTGGTGCTTTTATCGCTCCTTTCCTACTCGATTATTTTGGAAAATGGACTTTGATGATTCCTGCTTTATTACTGATGATTTGTGGATTATTGATTTCAAAAATTAACTTTAAAAACTAA
- a CDS encoding DsbA family protein, with translation MSLKPNVSQTDHAQGNLEADLVIVEYGDYQCPYCGAAYPVLKELMSQFGSQIKFVFRNFPLSEMHQYARPAAIVAEAANLQGKFWEMHDAIYENQRELNENFLMKLAEKLKLNIPQFEKDLESTELADKVDSDFESGIMSGVNGTPSFFVNGKKFDGGAEDLFELLRENTEN, from the coding sequence ATGTCACTAAAACCAAACGTCAGCCAGACTGATCACGCACAAGGCAACTTAGAAGCCGACCTCGTTATCGTAGAATACGGCGATTATCAATGTCCATATTGTGGCGCTGCTTATCCGGTTCTGAAAGAATTGATGAGTCAGTTCGGAAGTCAAATCAAATTTGTTTTCAGAAACTTTCCTCTGTCCGAAATGCATCAATACGCAAGACCGGCGGCTATTGTAGCGGAAGCAGCCAATCTTCAGGGGAAATTCTGGGAAATGCACGATGCGATTTATGAAAATCAAAGAGAACTGAATGAAAATTTTCTGATGAAGCTAGCTGAAAAATTAAAGCTAAATATTCCGCAGTTTGAAAAAGATTTGGAAAGTACAGAATTGGCAGACAAAGTAGATTCAGATTTTGAAAGCGGAATTATGAGTGGCGTGAACGGTACACCTTCTTTCTTTGTGAATGGAAAGAAATTCGATGGTGGTGCGGAAGATTTGTTTGAGCTTTTAAGAGAGAATACTGAAAACTGA
- a CDS encoding helix-turn-helix domain-containing protein, which yields MKHYKTITELYTANGFPPPENPMLGLVTFEDIKGCQFVETEFTLGFYKIALKKVKSGNVMYGKTKYDHENGSMFFLRPNQIVQMNDIELTEKGFMIYVHEDFLVNHPLHSSIQKYGYFDYETDEALHISPSEEDTLWDLFNKMRGEYYNNQDEYSRDIMLTHIDSILKYSQRYYKRQFLNRTVISGTTVSKFTNYLKVYFDSGKLKENGLPTVKYLASELSLSPRYLSDLLKQETGKTALEHIHIALVMEAKNLLMSTEKTVAETAYELGFENPPYFSRLFKKEVGVTPTEYREQFLN from the coding sequence ATGAAGCATTACAAAACAATTACCGAACTCTACACTGCCAATGGATTTCCGCCGCCGGAAAATCCGATGTTGGGTTTGGTAACATTTGAAGATATCAAAGGTTGTCAATTTGTAGAAACAGAATTCACTTTAGGCTTTTATAAAATCGCTTTAAAAAAAGTGAAATCAGGAAACGTAATGTATGGCAAAACAAAGTACGACCACGAAAACGGTTCTATGTTTTTCCTTAGACCCAATCAAATTGTGCAGATGAACGATATCGAACTTACCGAGAAAGGTTTTATGATTTATGTTCACGAAGACTTTTTAGTCAATCATCCGTTGCATTCCAGCATTCAGAAATACGGTTATTTTGATTATGAAACAGATGAGGCATTGCATATTTCGCCGAGCGAAGAAGATACACTTTGGGATTTATTTAATAAAATGAGGGGCGAGTATTACAACAATCAGGATGAGTATAGTCGTGATATTATGTTGACTCATATTGATTCCATTTTAAAATATTCACAAAGATATTACAAGCGTCAGTTTCTCAATAGAACTGTAATTTCGGGGACTACGGTTTCGAAATTTACCAATTATTTAAAAGTGTATTTTGATAGTGGAAAATTAAAAGAAAACGGATTGCCAACCGTAAAATATCTTGCATCAGAATTATCTCTATCTCCAAGATATTTGAGTGATTTATTGAAGCAGGAAACAGGCAAAACAGCATTGGAACATATTCATATTGCATTGGTAATGGAAGCGAAAAACTTGTTAATGAGCACTGAAAAAACCGTTGCCGAAACTGCCTATGAATTAGGTTTCGAAAATCCGCCTTATTTCTCGAGGCTTTTTAAAAAAGAAGTTGGCGTTACCCCAACTGAGTATAGAGAACAGTTTTTGAATTAA
- a CDS encoding antibiotic biosynthesis monooxygenase, with protein sequence METQGASVVITHHVIDGKQPEYEKWLDEILPVSKSAKGFIDWQIVRPIPNLTFAYTVIIRFDTIDNLRNWMESDARKKLIDKAHPLFTKEDNYEIKSGLDFLFYGEKSDVKVPVRWKQYLATWSAIFPLSLLMQLVLLPGLRLIDIPANRYFDTLVSTGCLVFLVIYVVMPNYTKLIRKWLYK encoded by the coding sequence ATGGAAACTCAAGGCGCATCTGTTGTAATCACCCATCACGTTATCGACGGAAAACAGCCTGAATATGAAAAATGGCTGGACGAAATTCTGCCGGTTTCCAAGAGTGCCAAAGGTTTTATTGATTGGCAAATCGTCCGCCCGATTCCGAATCTGACTTTTGCTTATACGGTCATTATCCGCTTTGACACCATTGATAATCTCAGAAACTGGATGGAATCTGACGCCAGAAAAAAGCTGATTGACAAAGCGCATCCGTTATTCACAAAAGAAGACAATTACGAAATCAAATCCGGTCTTGATTTTCTATTTTATGGTGAAAAATCAGATGTCAAAGTTCCGGTTCGCTGGAAACAATATTTAGCAACCTGGTCAGCGATTTTTCCTTTATCATTGCTGATGCAATTGGTTTTATTACCGGGTTTGCGACTCATTGATATTCCTGCCAATCGGTATTTTGATACGTTGGTGAGTACGGGCTGTCTGGTTTTTCTGGTGATTTATGTGGTGATGCCGAATTATACGAAGCTGATTAGGAAGTGGCTTTATAAATAA